Within Raineyella sp. W15-4, the genomic segment GGTGGCGAACTGGTACAGGCTCGACAGCCACAACAGCCCACGCAGCGCCGGACTGAACGGCCGCGGCGCGAACACCAGGGCGGTCAGTGTCGCCGCGCCCAGCGCCGCGTCGGAGATCGACAGGTCCAGCCCGGCACCGCCGACCCGCCGCACCACCAGCATCAGCGGCACGGCCAGCAGCGGGATCGCCGCCACGTCGGCCATCGTCAGCCCCAGGACCAGGACCACACCCACCACGGCGACGGCGAGGATCGGCCGGGCCGGCACCAGATACCCCACCCCGAGGGCGAGTCCCACCGCCAGCACGCCGCCGAGCAGCCACACCGTACGCTGCCCGGCTCGAGTCGCCATCAGCGCCGCCATCAGGCCTCCCCCTGCCGTGCCTCGTCGACCCGCAGTGCCGCTTCGACACGGACCGGTCCCCTGGCGAAGGTCCGGGCCCTGGCGGCAGCGGACCGGCCGCGCTCGCCGGTCAGCACGGCGGCCCGCAGCGCCGCCCCGAGCACCTGGCCGGCGCGGGCGACCTGCCAGCCGACGGCACCGAAGTGCTTGCGGAGGTAGCGCTCCTGGGAGGCGTGGAAATGCGTGTCCCGCCGGGCGGAGTCGGTGCTGGTCGCCGCCCCGAGGTGCTCCGCGGTGATGCTCGGCACCTCGGCGTGGCGCCAGCCGAGCAGTGCTGCCCGATACGCCCAGTCGGTCTCCTCCGCGTAGAGGAAGAAGCGTTCGTCGAGCCCCCCGACCTGGGCGAGGGCCTCGGCCCGCAGCATCAGCACCGACCCGATCACGTACCGGTCGGGGCGGTTCCACCGGCCCAGACCGATCGCCTCCAGCCAGGTCGCGCGAGGCGACGGGAACGGCCAGGCGACCCGCGACGGGTGCCCGGCCCCGTCGACCTGGGAGGGGCCGACACTGGCGAGCCCGGGATCGGCCAGCAACGCGGCGTGGAGCGCCTCGACGTCCTCGATCGAGATCACCGCGTCCGGGTTGAGCAGCAGCACGTCCGCCGCCGGTCGCCGGCGGTGCCGCAGCGCGGTGTTGACCCCGTAGGCGAAGCCCCCGTTGCGGCCGGAGTCGAGGTAAGTCACCCCCAGCTCCGCACAGATCGCCCGGATCTCGGGCATCGAGGAGTTGTCCACCACGGTGACCGGCAGAGAGGCCACCGGGGTCAGCGCACGCCGGACCAGCTCCGCAGAGCGGAAGGCGACCAGGACGATCTCGACGCTCCGGTCCTCGACGGCCTCGGCCGTGGACGTGCCGGCCGGCCCGGACCGGGCGGGGTCGGGCTCGTGCCGGACGGCCCGGTACATCGCGAGCAGGTCCTCGGCCACCCGATCCCAGGACGTCGTGGCGGCACGCGTCAGCCCCCGGGCCCGCAGTTCGGCGGCCAACTGCTCGTCGTGTCCCACCCGCAGCAGTGCTTCCCGCAACGCGGCCGGGTCGCCGGGCGGCACCAGCAGGCCGACGCCGCCGACCACATCGGGCAGGGCGCCGCTGTCGCTGGCCACCACCGGGGTGCCGCAGGCCATCGCCTCGACCGCCACCCGACCGTACTGCTCCACCCACGAGCGGGTGGTGAGCGAGGGCACGGCCAGCACGTCCAGCCCGCGGTAGAACTCCGGAAGATCCGCCTGGTCGACCGGGCCCAGGAACTCGACCCGGCCGTCGGCGCCGCCGCCCGTCACCCGGGCCCGCAGCTCCGCCTCCTCCGGACCGGCCCCGGCGAGGCGCAGAGCCAGCCGAGGGTCGCCGGCCACCGCGTCGAGCAGCACATCGACGCCCTTGTGACGGGCCAGCCGCCCGGCGTAGCCCACGACGACACGCCCCTCCGGGTCGCGCCGGGGCCCGCCACTCCCGGCGGGACGGAAATGGTCGGTGTCGAGACCCAGCGGGATCAGCCGCGCCGCGCCGGGAAAGCCCTTGTCCTCGCAGATCCGTCCGGCGGCGGTGTTGCACACCTGCACCCCGGCCGCATGGCGCAGGGCGATCCGTTCCGACCATCGGAACGGGATCGGATAGGTCTTGCGGAGGTTCTGCGCCGAGTAGAGCAGGTACGGCGCACGGCGGCGGCGCAGCCGGCTCAGGGCGAGGATCTCGGCGGTGGCCAGGGCGAACGGCTCCTCGTGGATGTCGAGGACGTCCCAGTGCTCGCCGAGGGCGCGCCAGAGCGGCCGCGGGTCGTAGAGAAAGAGTGCCGGGTGACGCCCGATCGTCGCCACACCGCGGGTCTTCTCGCCCGGTCGGAGGGTCAGGTCGACCATCCGGCCGCCCTCGTCCCAACGTCGGGCGGTCAGCAGGGTGACGTCGGCGCCGGCCCGCTCCAGGGCGCGTTCCCGCTCCCGCCAGCTGTCGACGACACCGCTGTGGAAGATCCGCAGCACGCGCACGGCCGCCCCCCTCCGGACCAGTTGAAGTGCGGGCCCCACCCTAGCCGACTGGGCCGACAGCGCCGGCTGGGCGCCCGCTGTGTGAAAATGTCGAGGACGAAAACGTCGGGCACACACCTATCTATCGACCGATGACTGGAGAGCAACCGTGCAGTTCCGAGAGTTCCTGGCTGTCCTCGGGTCCCGCTGGAAGACCGTCGTGGTCAGCCTGCTCCTGGTGCTCTCGGCGACAGTGGCCGCCACCCTACGCATCCAGCCGACCTACGAGGCGACGACCCAGGTCTTCTTCGCCGCCGACTCCACCAAGCCCGGCGGGTACACACTGACGACCGACGATCTGGGCACCTTCCAGCGGCTCGTCGACTCCCCGGTGGTGATGGGGCCGCTGCGGGACTCGCTGAAGCCGGCCCCCGGCACGTCGCTGACCGTCACCGCCGCCGTCACCGACGGTTCACCGATGCTGGACATCAGCGCCCGTTCCAGCTCGGCCACCACGGCCGCCGCGGCCGCGAACGCCGTGGGCCCCGAGCTCGCCTCGATCGGTCGTGACTTCGTCCCGGGGCTGCTCGCC encodes:
- a CDS encoding glycosyltransferase; the protein is MRVLRIFHSGVVDSWRERERALERAGADVTLLTARRWDEGGRMVDLTLRPGEKTRGVATIGRHPALFLYDPRPLWRALGEHWDVLDIHEEPFALATAEILALSRLRRRRAPYLLYSAQNLRKTYPIPFRWSERIALRHAAGVQVCNTAAGRICEDKGFPGAARLIPLGLDTDHFRPAGSGGPRRDPEGRVVVGYAGRLARHKGVDVLLDAVAGDPRLALRLAGAGPEEAELRARVTGGGADGRVEFLGPVDQADLPEFYRGLDVLAVPSLTTRSWVEQYGRVAVEAMACGTPVVASDSGALPDVVGGVGLLVPPGDPAALREALLRVGHDEQLAAELRARGLTRAATTSWDRVAEDLLAMYRAVRHEPDPARSGPAGTSTAEAVEDRSVEIVLVAFRSAELVRRALTPVASLPVTVVDNSSMPEIRAICAELGVTYLDSGRNGGFAYGVNTALRHRRRPAADVLLLNPDAVISIEDVEALHAALLADPGLASVGPSQVDGAGHPSRVAWPFPSPRATWLEAIGLGRWNRPDRYVIGSVLMLRAEALAQVGGLDERFFLYAEETDWAYRAALLGWRHAEVPSITAEHLGAATSTDSARRDTHFHASQERYLRKHFGAVGWQVARAGQVLGAALRAAVLTGERGRSAAARARTFARGPVRVEAALRVDEARQGEA